In a genomic window of Streptomyces sp. SJL17-4:
- a CDS encoding class I SAM-dependent methyltransferase, whose translation MSAHDFHQRVITDAGAAVRGLTVSLGQRLGLYRALAEQGPLTAGQLAEATGTNERYIEEWLHAQLSAGYVERHPSSLTYTLPADHVEVLADPKAVTYAAGFFTALKALYATEDLLVEAYRTGDGVGWAEHDAALDTGMGSFFQPTYEHKLVADWLPALHQVTDKLAAGGTVADVGCGVGHTTLLIAKAFPNATVHGFDYSEEAISIARELAEEAGLSERVVFEVASADDYPGSGYDLVCFFNALHDMGDPVAAAQHVHKSLDADGTWMLVESNVSPQDIDVQTPAARMFMALSAVMCLPVAVAQRGPHALGNHSGEKAFRAIAEEAGFTRWRRATETPVNAVYEVRP comes from the coding sequence ATGAGCGCCCACGACTTCCACCAGAGGGTCATCACCGACGCCGGCGCGGCCGTCCGCGGACTGACCGTCTCCCTCGGCCAGCGCCTCGGCCTCTACCGGGCGCTCGCCGAGCAGGGCCCGCTCACCGCCGGGCAGCTCGCGGAGGCGACCGGAACCAACGAGCGGTACATCGAGGAGTGGCTGCACGCCCAGCTCTCCGCCGGGTACGTCGAGCGACACCCCAGCTCCCTCACGTACACGCTCCCCGCCGACCACGTCGAGGTGCTCGCGGACCCCAAGGCCGTCACGTACGCCGCCGGGTTCTTCACCGCCCTCAAGGCGCTGTACGCCACCGAGGACCTGCTCGTGGAGGCGTACCGCACCGGTGACGGCGTCGGCTGGGCCGAGCACGACGCGGCCCTCGACACCGGCATGGGCTCCTTCTTCCAGCCGACGTACGAGCACAAGCTCGTCGCCGACTGGCTGCCCGCCCTCCACCAGGTCACCGACAAGCTCGCCGCCGGCGGCACCGTCGCCGACGTCGGCTGCGGCGTCGGTCACACCACGCTGCTCATCGCGAAGGCCTTCCCGAACGCCACCGTCCACGGCTTCGACTACTCGGAGGAGGCCATCTCGATCGCACGGGAGCTCGCCGAGGAGGCCGGTCTCTCCGAGCGGGTCGTCTTCGAGGTCGCGTCGGCCGACGACTACCCGGGCTCCGGCTACGACCTGGTCTGCTTCTTCAACGCCCTGCACGACATGGGCGACCCGGTCGCCGCCGCCCAGCACGTCCACAAGTCCCTGGACGCCGACGGCACGTGGATGCTCGTCGAGTCGAACGTGTCCCCGCAGGACATCGACGTCCAGACGCCCGCCGCCCGCATGTTCATGGCCCTGTCCGCCGTCATGTGCCTGCCCGTCGCGGTCGCCCAGCGCGGCCCGCACGCACTCGGCAACCACTCCGGCGAGAAGGCCTTCCGGGCCATCGCGGAGGAGGCCGGCTTCACCCGCTGGCGGCGTGCGACGGAGACGCCCGTGAACGCCGTGTACGAAGTCCGTCCCTGA
- a CDS encoding MaoC family dehydratase → MRYFEDFRPGDVHELGAVTVTAEEVLEFGRRFDPQPFHTDPERAEQSPFRGLIASGFHTQAMFMRRYVDGLLAYSACMGSPGIDEVRYLRPVRPGDVLTARVEILGSTPSPFNPATGTVKPRCTLVASDGTAVFSMILHSIFRRRPADSEADHLSSMPAAEDPVACVRPAKTCVPVMSA, encoded by the coding sequence ATGCGCTACTTCGAGGACTTCCGGCCCGGCGACGTCCACGAACTGGGCGCCGTCACCGTCACGGCGGAGGAGGTGCTGGAGTTCGGCAGGCGCTTCGATCCGCAGCCCTTCCACACGGACCCCGAGCGCGCGGAGCAGTCCCCGTTCCGCGGACTGATCGCGAGCGGGTTCCACACCCAGGCGATGTTCATGCGCCGCTACGTCGACGGACTGCTCGCCTACAGCGCCTGCATGGGCTCGCCCGGCATCGACGAGGTCCGCTACCTGCGGCCCGTCCGCCCGGGTGACGTCCTCACCGCGCGCGTCGAGATCCTCGGCTCCACCCCGTCGCCGTTCAATCCCGCCACCGGCACCGTCAAACCGCGGTGCACCCTGGTGGCCTCCGACGGGACGGCCGTGTTCAGCATGATCCTGCACAGCATCTTCCGCCGGCGCCCCGCCGACTCCGAGGCCGACCATCTGTCGTCGATGCCCGCGGCCGAGGACCCCGTCGCCTGTGTGCGACCGGCCAAGACCTGTGTCCCGGTCATGAGCGCCTGA
- a CDS encoding SAM-dependent methyltransferase: MEAVSRTAQWTAAARALETEREDRLFADPYARTVADEIGFELLARYDGGGIVPFLAIRTTYLDRAIVKAVEERGIRQVVFLAAGMDTRFFRLPWPDGVTVYELDRPALLEAKAEMLKGEPQPAGRTRIPIPVDLTQDWTGPLKEAGWKSEEPVLWVVEGLLFFLPEQAVRTLISTLASHAAPGSVLLGDVISRAALENPLARTFMSALKEDGNPWLFGTEEPEALLADCGWAVREVRQPGEPGADFDRWPYPVPARSVPRVPRSFLFTCDTPTYEEETAA; this comes from the coding sequence GTGGAGGCCGTATCCCGCACCGCCCAGTGGACCGCCGCCGCGCGCGCCCTGGAGACCGAGCGCGAGGACCGGCTGTTCGCCGATCCCTACGCGCGCACCGTCGCCGACGAGATCGGCTTCGAACTGCTCGCGCGCTACGACGGGGGCGGCATCGTGCCGTTCCTCGCCATCCGCACCACCTACCTCGACCGGGCCATCGTGAAGGCGGTGGAGGAGCGCGGCATCCGCCAGGTCGTCTTCCTCGCCGCCGGCATGGACACCCGCTTCTTCCGGCTGCCCTGGCCCGACGGCGTCACCGTCTACGAGCTCGACCGCCCGGCCCTCCTCGAGGCCAAGGCCGAGATGCTCAAGGGCGAGCCGCAGCCCGCCGGCCGCACACGGATACCGATCCCGGTCGACCTGACCCAGGACTGGACCGGCCCCCTGAAGGAGGCGGGCTGGAAGAGCGAGGAACCCGTCCTGTGGGTGGTCGAGGGACTGCTGTTCTTCCTGCCCGAGCAGGCCGTACGGACCCTCATCTCGACGCTCGCCTCGCACGCCGCTCCCGGCTCCGTGCTGCTCGGCGACGTCATCTCCAGGGCCGCCCTGGAGAACCCGCTGGCCCGGACCTTCATGAGCGCGCTCAAGGAGGACGGCAACCCGTGGCTCTTCGGCACCGAGGAGCCCGAGGCGCTGCTCGCCGACTGCGGCTGGGCCGTACGCGAGGTCAGGCAGCCCGGTGAGCCGGGCGCCGACTTCGACCGCTGGCCCTACCCGGTACCGGCGCGGTCGGTCCCGCGCGTGCCCCGTTCCTTCCTGTTCACCTGTGACACGCCCACGTACGAGGAGGAGACGGCCGCATGA
- a CDS encoding MFS transporter: protein MSTVNPRRWWALVVLAAAQFMVIMDTSIIGVALPEMQKDLGFSQSELQWIFNAYVIVFGGLLLLGGRLSDLVGARKIFVAGWAVMIAGSVLAAAAQTAWVEIAGRAVQGVGGALIAPSAMTLLMILFMHDPKELGKAMALYGAAAPAGGTAGVFLGGVFTEWMSWQWVFIIYIPIGLATLAATKLLPNVESRRGSVDILGAVAVTAGLALAVFAVVRAPEVGWGSTGTILQLVGAAALLVLFFVIQKSISEPLMPLSVWRVPRLGSANLAMTLLGAAWIPMWYFLNLYLQQVLGFGAFESGAALLPMTVLLMIFMTAITARLMMKVGAKPLIAGGLLVLAAGLVWLAAVPPTGSFLVDVLPASLVAALGMSLAYIPTMMTAMSGAPQEQAGLASGIVNTTYNVGSALGLAALTAVAMSQGADQLGNLPKLTDGFSSAFIGAAIIAALGGVITLLVMKSDKAVAGASAPAPEGEKVSV, encoded by the coding sequence ATGTCAACCGTCAATCCCCGGCGCTGGTGGGCACTTGTCGTGCTCGCCGCCGCACAGTTCATGGTCATCATGGACACGTCGATCATCGGGGTCGCGCTCCCCGAGATGCAGAAGGACCTGGGCTTCTCGCAGAGCGAGCTCCAGTGGATCTTCAACGCCTATGTGATCGTCTTCGGCGGCCTCCTGCTCCTCGGCGGACGCCTCTCCGACCTCGTCGGAGCACGCAAGATCTTCGTCGCCGGCTGGGCGGTCATGATCGCCGGCTCGGTCCTGGCCGCCGCCGCGCAGACCGCCTGGGTCGAGATCGCGGGTCGCGCCGTCCAGGGTGTCGGCGGTGCGCTCATCGCGCCCTCCGCCATGACCCTGCTGATGATCCTCTTCATGCACGACCCGAAGGAGCTCGGCAAGGCGATGGCGCTCTACGGCGCCGCCGCCCCGGCCGGCGGCACCGCGGGCGTCTTCCTCGGCGGCGTCTTCACCGAGTGGATGAGCTGGCAGTGGGTCTTCATCATCTACATCCCGATCGGCCTCGCGACCCTCGCCGCCACCAAGCTCCTCCCGAACGTCGAGTCCCGCCGCGGCTCCGTCGACATCCTCGGCGCCGTCGCCGTCACCGCCGGTCTCGCGCTCGCCGTCTTCGCCGTGGTCCGCGCCCCCGAGGTCGGCTGGGGTTCCACCGGCACGATCCTCCAGCTGGTCGGCGCCGCCGCCCTCCTCGTCCTCTTCTTCGTGATCCAGAAGAGCATCAGCGAGCCGCTCATGCCGCTCAGCGTCTGGCGGGTCCCGCGCCTCGGCTCCGCCAACCTGGCGATGACGCTGCTCGGTGCCGCCTGGATCCCGATGTGGTACTTCCTCAACCTGTACCTCCAGCAGGTCCTGGGCTTCGGCGCCTTCGAGTCCGGTGCCGCGCTGCTCCCGATGACCGTGCTCCTCATGATCTTCATGACGGCCATCACGGCCCGGCTCATGATGAAGGTCGGCGCCAAGCCGCTCATCGCCGGCGGTCTGCTCGTCCTCGCCGCCGGGCTGGTCTGGCTCGCCGCCGTCCCGCCCACCGGCTCCTTCCTCGTCGACGTCCTCCCGGCCTCGCTGGTCGCCGCGCTCGGCATGTCCCTCGCCTACATCCCGACGATGATGACCGCGATGTCCGGCGCCCCGCAGGAGCAGGCCGGTCTCGCCTCCGGCATCGTCAACACCACCTACAACGTCGGCTCCGCGCTCGGCCTCGCCGCGCTCACCGCCGTCGCCATGTCCCAGGGCGCCGACCAGCTCGGCAACCTGCCGAAGCTGACGGACGGCTTCTCGTCCGCCTTCATCGGCGCCGCGATCATCGCCGCGCTCGGCGGTGTCATCACCCTCCTCGTGATGAAGAGCGACAAGGCCGTCGCCGGAGCGTCCGCCCCCGCCCCCGAGGGCGAGAAGGTCTCCGTCTGA
- a CDS encoding aminotransferase class I/II-fold pyridoxal phosphate-dependent enzyme — protein sequence MELNTRAVHVVNEPLQHGSRPLSVPLVQSSAFAFESAAELADAMAGPDGPYVYSRRGNPTVRALEQTLAGLEGGEGALAFASGMGAISGVLLALLRPGDRVVAQRCLYGGTHAVLTDLAERYGIEVVRISGDDPAEFEAAAVHPATRLLVLETIANPTGQVPDLPGLLAAARALGVTSLVDNSLASPVLCRPLELGADIVVHSTTKYLSGHSDVLGGAAVFADDELRRRVWPRTVELGACADPFAAWLTLRGIPTLPLRMREHCANAAVLAERLGAHPGVSAVHYPGLPGHPSYERAGKVLSAGGGLLAFEPAGGREAGRAFIERVRLATLALSLGGVETLVTHPASTSHRELDEAALGAAGIAPGLVRMSVGIEDVEDLWADVEQALA from the coding sequence ATGGAACTGAACACCCGCGCCGTCCACGTCGTCAACGAGCCGCTCCAGCACGGCAGTCGGCCGCTCTCCGTGCCCCTCGTGCAGTCCTCCGCCTTCGCCTTCGAGTCGGCCGCCGAGCTCGCCGACGCCATGGCGGGACCCGACGGGCCGTACGTCTACAGCCGCCGCGGCAACCCGACCGTACGGGCCCTGGAGCAGACCCTCGCAGGCCTTGAGGGCGGCGAGGGGGCCCTCGCCTTCGCCTCCGGCATGGGTGCCATCAGTGGCGTCCTGCTCGCCCTTCTGCGGCCCGGCGACCGGGTGGTGGCCCAGCGCTGCCTGTACGGGGGGACGCATGCCGTCCTCACCGACCTGGCCGAGCGGTACGGGATCGAGGTCGTACGGATATCCGGCGACGACCCCGCCGAGTTCGAGGCCGCCGCCGTGCACCCCGCCACCCGGCTGCTCGTCCTGGAGACCATCGCCAACCCCACCGGCCAGGTCCCGGACCTGCCGGGGCTGCTCGCCGCCGCCCGCGCCCTCGGGGTGACGAGCCTCGTCGACAACTCCCTCGCCTCGCCCGTCCTGTGCCGCCCCCTGGAGCTCGGTGCCGACATCGTCGTCCACTCCACCACCAAGTACCTCTCCGGGCACTCGGACGTCCTCGGCGGCGCCGCCGTCTTCGCCGACGACGAGCTGCGCCGCCGGGTCTGGCCCCGCACGGTCGAACTCGGCGCCTGCGCCGACCCGTTCGCCGCCTGGCTGACGCTGCGCGGGATCCCCACCCTGCCGCTGCGGATGCGCGAGCACTGCGCCAACGCCGCCGTCCTCGCCGAGCGCCTCGGCGCCCACCCCGGCGTCTCGGCCGTGCACTACCCCGGGCTCCCGGGCCACCCCTCGTACGAGCGCGCCGGCAAGGTGCTCTCCGCGGGCGGCGGGCTGCTGGCCTTCGAGCCGGCGGGGGGCCGGGAGGCCGGCCGGGCCTTCATCGAGCGCGTACGGCTCGCCACGCTCGCGCTCTCCCTCGGCGGCGTGGAGACCCTCGTGACGCATCCCGCGTCCACGTCCCACCGGGAGCTGGACGAGGCGGCTCTGGGCGCGGCCGGGATAGCTCCCGGTCTGGTGCGGATGTCGGTCGGCATCGAGGACGTCGAGGACCTCTGGGCCGATGTCGAACAGGCCCTCGCGTAG